From the Streptomyces nodosus genome, the window GCCGCGACCGGATCGTTCGAGGAGCCCACGGGGACCTCCCCCGCGGCGGGCCCGGCGGACCGGGCCGGACGCGACGACGACGTCACCGAGGCGGCCGCCAGGGCGATGGCCGCCGGCACCTCCCCCGTGGAGGCCGCCGAGCGGGCGGTCAGCCGCAGCGGGGACCGCTGGGGGGCCGTGTACTCCCGGGCCGAGTACCAGGAGTTCGAGGAGGCCCTCGACGGCCGGTACACCGGGGTCGGTCTGTCGGCCCGGCGCGAGCGCGACGGCCGGATCGAGGTGAGCCGGGTGCAGCCCGGTTCGCCCGCGGCCACCGCCGGGATCCGCACCGGCGACCGGCTGCGCAGCGTGGACGGCGTGGACGTCGACGGCAGGCCCGTCACCGAGGTCGTCTCCCTGCTGCGCGGCGACCCCGACGACGCGCCCGCCGGCACCCGGGTCCGGCTCGGTCTCCAGCGCGCCACGCGCACCTGGGACGCGGTGGTGCGCCGGGCCCGGCTCTCCACGGACCCGGTGACGGCGCGGCGGCTCGGCGTCGGTGTCACCGTGATCAGGGTCGCCGCCTTCACCAAGGGGGCGGGCGCCCTCGTCCGCAGGGCCGCCGACCGTGCGCCCCGGGGCGACGGGATCGTCCTCGACCTGCGCGGCAACTCCGGCGGTCTGGTCGCCGAGGCCGTCACCGCCGCGGGCGCCTTCCTGGACGGCGGGCTGGTGGCGACCTACGACGTCAAGGGCCGGCAGCGCGCCCTGCACGCAGGGGCGGACGGCGACACCACCCGACCGATGGTGGTGCTCGTCGACGGCGGCACGATGAGCGCGGCCGAACTGCTCACCGGGGCCCTCCAGGACCGCGGCCGGGCCGTCGTGGTGGGCACCCGCACCTTCGGCAAGGGCTCGGTCCAGATGCCGAGCCGACTGCCCGACGGCTCCGTCGCGGAGCTGACCGTCGGGCACTACCGCACCCCCTCGGGCCGGAGCGTCGACGGGCATGGCATCACCCCCGACCTGGAGGCCGACCGCCAGGCGCTGGAGCGGGCCGAGACGGTGCTCGGCGGCCTGGGCGACGCCTCGTGACGGTGGGCGCACCCTCGGTAATCCGTTTCCCGTGGACGCCCTCCGTAGTGCGAAAATGGGCCGCACTATGGCTAAGGAAAAAGGGCGCAAGCTGATCGCGCAGAACAAGAAGGCGCGGCACGACTACCACATCCTCGACACCTACGAGGCCGGTCTCGTGCTCATGGGTACCGAGGTGAAGTCACTGCGCCAGGGGCGGGCCTCGCTGGTCGACGGGTTTGTGCAGCTGGACGGGCACGAGGCCTGGCTGCACAACGTGCATGTGCCCGAGTACAGCCAGGGCACCTGGACCAACCACAGCGCCCGCCGCAAGCGGAAGCTGCTGCTGCACCGGGACGAGATCGACAAGCTGGAGTCCAAGTCTCAGGAGACGGGTCACACGATCGTGCCCCTCGCCCTGTACTTCAAGGACGGCCGCGCCAAGGTCGAGATCGCGCTGGCGAAGGGCAAGAAGGAGTACGACAAGCGGCAGACGCTCCGCGAGAAGCAGGACCGCCGCGAGACGGACCGGGCGGTCTCGGCGGCCCGCCGCAAGCAGCGCGCCTAGGGCCGCCGTAAGCAGCGTGCCTGGGCCCTCCGCCCGGGGGAATACGCTGGCACTCACCCGCGTTGCTCACGTACGATGGCAGCGCACCCGACAGAGGGTGCGGGTCCTTCCCGAAGGGCCGCGCATTGAAAAATCAACATGGGGATGATCGGTTTCGACAGCGGTTGTCGAAGCAGGGGAAGCGTGTCGAGGAAGCGGCCATGATCTCGTAAACCACAGGCCGAAAAAAATAATCGCCAATACCAAGCGCGATTCCTCCCAGCAGGCCTTCGCCCTCGCTGCCTGATCTCAGGTAGCAGAGCGAGCCTCCTACTAAGGGAGTGTCAGCCCGGGGCTGTTCCCGACCCGGATCCTGGCATCAGCTAGGGGACTAAACCTTGATCCCGGTCACGGGGTGAAGAGGGAAATCTAACAGTGACTGAGCCCGTCGGAGACTTGTCCGCGTGATCTCCGGGGCCGAGAAAAGCGAAGCGGACTGCACACGGAGAAGCCCTGGTTCCGCACCGGTGGACGCGGGTTCGATTCCCGCCATCTCCACAATCGGGAGGTCCCCGGACCTCCTTCCCATGTGGCCGAAGGCCCCGCCGCTCACAAGCGACGGGGCCTTCGGCTTGCCCGGATACGCCCCCGGCCGCGATTGCCGGGCCGCGCCGTCACCCCAGCGGCAGCACCGCCGCGACCCGGAACTCCCGGCCCTCCGGACCGGAGTGCAGCGTCCCGCCGAGCGCGACGACCCGGCCCCTGAGCCCGGCGAGACCCGTGCCACGCCCGGCCGCCGGGGCGGAGGCCGGCGCCGCGCCGGCGGCGACACCGTCGTTCCTGACGATCAGCCGGACGCCGTCCTCGTCGGCGCGCAGTTCGATCTCGCAGAACGTGGCACGGCTGTGCTCCAGCAGGTTGCCCACCGCCTCATGGAGCACCGACCGCAGGCACCCCGTCACCGCGTCGTCCAGTTCGAGGCGCGGCGGCAGCGAGGCGCGCACCCCTATCCCCGAGGTGGTCAGCAGCCGCTGCGCCCGGGCGAACTCGTCGGCCAGCGAGCGGGTCGCCCCGGCGCCGCTGATCAGCCGTACGTCCTCCTGCGTCCGCCGGGCCAGCTCGACTACCTCGGTCAGCGCCGCCCCGGCGGACTCGGCGGAGGCGTCCGCGCGCAGCGCGTTCTCCGCTCGCATCGCGATGGCCACCAGCGACGACCCCACCAGATCGTGCAGGTCCTGCCGCATACGCGCCTGGGCACGCTGCTCGGCGAGCCGGGCCGTCTGCTCCTTGCTGCCGTACAACCGCGAGCAGAGCAGGGCGAGATGGGTGACCGCGAAGACCGTGCTCGCCGTGATCGCCGCGCTGAGCAGCGCGACCAGTGAACCGCGGCTGCTCTCGACCACGCCCGTACGGATGAGCAGCGGCCCGCTGGCGACGACGGCCAGGGCGACCGGAACGGAGTTGGCGGGCGGCAGGGTGAGCATCACGGCGCCGGCGAGGAAGCCCAGCAGAGTGAGCCATCGGTGCTGGAAGACCACCAACGGCACATAGGTGAGCAGGGCCTGCACCAGCAGCAGTCCCCACCTCCAGCGGTACGGCAGCCGGTAGGGCGGGGGCGCGTACTGGCCGAGCAGCACGGCCGGCGTCAGCACCAGCACGGTCAGACCGGCGGTGACCGTGCGCCTGTGGAACGGCGAGGCGGCGACATCCAGCGCGACCAGCCCCAGTGATCCGATCACCACCACGGCCAGTGCGCCTAACGCGACCCGCGCCCCCGGCGGGGCCGTCACGCCCTTCGCTGCTCTGCTCTGCATCCTCGCCCCGCTCCGTTTTCGATCATTAACGATCGATTATGGACCGGTCCAGGAGAGGTGATCGTGACCCCGCCAGTCCCCCTCAAAGGGGCCTTTGAGGTGCACACGTGAGCGGCTTCACAGGATCTTCGCATCTTGTGAACTTTTCACTTCTTCGGCCGTGGTGCCCCTGCTTTGATCGCGTCTGCGTCATGTCCATACCAAAGAGAGATGACTGAACGTGTCGAAGAGAACACGCCCGACCGGCGAGTGGGAAGGTTCGGCCGTCGCCCTGCAGAGGCACAGACGGCTGTTGCCCCGGATCGCGGTCCTGACCGCCATGGTGCTTGCGGCGGAGACAGCGCTGGTAGTCGCCAACACCGGCCAAGCGGTGGCATTCACGCGCGAGAAGATACAGCAGACGGCCACCAAGGAAACGGCCAAGGGCCCCGTTTCCGCCGCGGACATCCCGTCGGCGAAGGTCGCGGCCCGGTTGTCCGGCAAGAGGGCCGAGGCGCTCTCGGAGCGTACCGAGACCTCCACGACCTGGGTGAACAAGGACGGCTCGCTCACCACCGAACTCTCCGCCGGTCCCGTCCGGTTCAAGGACGAGCCCACGGGAGAGTGGCGCGAGGTCGACCTGGATCTCGTCCAGGGGGCCGACGGGACCGTCGAACCCAAGGCGCACCCGGGAGGCCTGCGCCTGTCCGGCAGGTCCGGGACCCCGGCGAAGTCGCTGGAGGCCGCTCAGCGGGTCGAGGCCACCGACCTGGTGACTTTGGGAGAGGGCGATCAGCAGATCACCTTGCGGTGGAAGGGTGGGCTGCCGCAGCCGAAGTTGGACGGTACGCGGGCGGAGTACTCCAACGCCTTACCGGGCGCGGACGTGGTCGTGGAGGCCACCCGCACCGGGTTCGAGCAGTACGTCGAGCTCAAGCACCGTCCCGAGACCGGTGACGCGGGCGGCTACTCGTACACTCTGCCGCTGAAGGCCAGGGGACTGAAGGCGAAGCAGCTGGCCGACGGCAGCGTGCTGTTCACCGACAAGAAGAACAAGAAGCGGGCCGTGATGCCCGCGCCGGTGATGTGGGACGCCACCGTCGACGAGCGCTCCGGTGAGCACACCCGCAAGGCCAGGGTCGGCCTGGAGGTGGTCCAGAAGGGCGCCTCGGTCGACCTGGTGATCACCCCGGACGCCGCCTTCCTCGCCGACCCGGCCACCAAGTACCCGGTCACCATCGACCCCTCCACCTCCTCGCTCTCGAACGTCTTCGACACCTACGTGCAGCAGGGTGTGACGGTCGACCAGTCGTCCGACACGGAGCTGGACTGGGGCAACCCCGGTACCAAGAACGCCGACGGCACCCCGCGCACCGCGCAGACCTTCATCTCCTGGAACACCACGCCCATCCAGGACGCGCTGGTCCTCGACGCGAAGCTGTCGCTGTGGAACTTCCACTCGGCCAACGAGGACTGCACGACGGTCCCGTGGGAGGTGTGGTCCTCCCCGGCCGCCTCCACCTCCAGCCGGTGGACCAACCGCCCGACCATGACGGCCCTGAAGGCCACCTCCTACGAGACCCGCGGCAACACCAAGTGCACCAGCACCCAGCCCGCGGGCTGGATCAACGCCAATGTGACCGCGCTGACGCAGGAGTGGGCCTCGGCCAAAACCACCCGCGGCCACATGGGCATCCAAGCCACGAGCGAAGCGGTCGTGGCCCAGTGGAAGCGCGTCAACTCCGCCAACGCCGCCACGAACCCGCCGAAGCTGGTCGTCAACTACAACTACCGCCCGCGCACCGGCACCAAGCAGGAGGCCGGCCCGCCGTACTTCTCATACAGCGGCGACTACGTCGTCAACACCACCACCCCGACCCTGCGAGACACCTTCGTCGACCCCGACGGTGACAAGGTCAACGGCACCTTCCAGATCTTCGACTCCGCCACCAACGCGCAGGTTGGCAACGCCCTGGTGTCGAAGTACGTGGCATCGGGCCAGCCTGCCTCGGTGACCGTCCCGGCCGGGCTGCTCGCGAACGGCAAGACGTACAAGTTCCGTACCAGCCCCTACGACGGCACGCACTACAACACCGGCTGGTCGGCGTGGAAGACCTTCACGGTCGACACCAAGGCGCCGTCCGCCCCGACGAAGATCGTCTCCACGGACTACCCGTCGGACAAGTGGGTCAAGGGCGCCGGCAAGGCGGGCACCTTCACGGTCGCCCCGCCTGCCGCCGACCACAACTGGCTCGAATGGTCCCTGGACGGGCTGACCTGGACCAAGGTCGCCACCGGCGGTGCCGCCGGCGACAAGGCCATCTCGGTTACCCCGCCCAAGGACGGTACCCACACCCTCCAGGTACGGGCCGTCGACAAGGCCGACAACAAGTCCGAGCCCATCGAGTACACCTTCCATGCCGGCTCCGGCGGCTTCGCCCAGCCGTCCGAGGGCGAGCGCACCGCCCGCCGCCTGCCGTTGGCCGTCGAGGTCGAGGCGGCGAAGTACAACGCGGTGTCCTTCTCCTGGCGGCGCTCAGAGGCGGACCCCTGGGTGAAGATCCCGCTCGGAGACGTCACTTCGGGCGGCAACCGGCTGACCGCGTGGCCCGTCCCGCTTACCGACGGCAAGAACGCCCCGCTGGTCTGGAACGCCACCGACACGGTCGACCCGGACGGCACGATCCAGATCAAGGCCGACTTCACCGGACCCAACAGCGTGGTCGGCAGTACCGAACCGCTGACGGCGGTCGTCGACCGCAACGCGTCGGGCGCGGCATCGAGGGAGGTGGGCCCGGGCACCGTCAACCTGCTGACCGGTGACTTCCTGCTGTCGGAAGGCGACGCCTCGTACTTCGGCCTCTCTGTGGGCCGTACCGCTTCCTCCCGGGAACCTAACGCGCAGACCGACGGCCAGATGCCGATCTTCGGCAAGGAGTGGTCCAGCAGCGCCGTCGCCGATACCGCCGCATCGGACTATGTCCAGATCGAGAAGGTCTCGGCCACGGCTCTCTCCGTCGTCGAGGAGGGCGGCAAGGCGATCGCCTTCACCGCCAATGCTGCGCAGAACGGCTGGATTCCGGAGCCGGGCTCCGAGGATTTGACGCTCAAGGGCACCTTCGCCACCGGTTTTGCGCTCACCGACAGCGACGGCGCCGAAACCCTCTTCAACAAGCCGGACGCCTCGGCGACCACCTGGGTCGTCGACACGTCCAAGCTCAACGGCCTGGCCTCCAGCACTTCCAACGTCGTCTCCGAGACGGTCGTCGTCGGCGGCAAGGTCCTGGCCCGCCCGAAGCGCGTCATCGCTCCGACCTCGGCCGTGTCCAACGCCACCTGTGCGGCGGCCTCGGCCACCGTCGGCTGCCGCTCACTGGAGTTCGTCTACGCGACCTCGACCACCGCCACCGCCACCGCCGACGGTGACTACAGCGGTCAGGTCAAGGAGATCCGGCTGTGGTCCACCGAGGCCGGCGCCAACACGGCGACGTACAAGGCGGTCCAGAACTATCTGTACGACACGGCCGGCCGTCTGCGGCAGGCGTGGAACCCGCAGATCACGCCGTCCCTGAAGACGACGTACTCCTACGACGCCGCAGGACGGGTCACCCAGTTGACCCCGCCCGGCCAGCTTCCGTGGACGTTTACCTACGGCAAGGCCGGAAACGCCGCCACCGCCGGCGACGGCATGCTGCTCAAGGCGAGCCGACCCGGCCTGAAGCGTGGCACGGCCGACGTGGCCGAAGGCACCAACTCCACCACGCTCGTCTACGACGTCCCGCTGACCGGGTCGGCCGCCCCGTACAAGATGGGCGCGTCCGATGTACGGGCCTGGGGCCAGACCGACGCCCCGACCGACGCCACGGCCATGTTCCCCGGTGATGTCACTCCGCCGTCGAACTCCGGCTCCGGCCTCGCCGCTGACGACTACAAGCGCGCGGACGTGTACTACCTGGGCGTCTCAGGGCGTGAGGTCAATACGGCGCAGCCGGGCGGTCACATCGGCACCGAGGAATTCGATCGCTTCGGCAACCCGGTTCGCAGCCTGACCGCCGGTAACCGGGCGCTGGCCCTGGGTACGGCGCCTGGGGCGGCCGAGAAGCTCCTCGACCTCGGCATCAACGCCCTCACCAACTCCGAGCGGGCCATGGAGCTGTCCACGCTCACGTACTACAGCGCCGATGGTCTGCGCGAGACGGAGAGTTTCGGTCCGCTGCACTGGGTCGAGCTGACCCAGGACCTCAAGAGCGGTTCGGCCGTCCTGGTGACCGGCGGCGATTCGGTCCCGGGTCGTGAGTGGGTCGTCAGCGAGTACGACACCGGCCGTCCCACCGACGGCAGCGCCGTCGTCAAG encodes:
- a CDS encoding S41 family peptidase, with the protein product MSGHDLFCQPRRIRHGVALTLVFASVLVAGAATGSFEEPTGTSPAAGPADRAGRDDDVTEAAARAMAAGTSPVEAAERAVSRSGDRWGAVYSRAEYQEFEEALDGRYTGVGLSARRERDGRIEVSRVQPGSPAATAGIRTGDRLRSVDGVDVDGRPVTEVVSLLRGDPDDAPAGTRVRLGLQRATRTWDAVVRRARLSTDPVTARRLGVGVTVIRVAAFTKGAGALVRRAADRAPRGDGIVLDLRGNSGGLVAEAVTAAGAFLDGGLVATYDVKGRQRALHAGADGDTTRPMVVLVDGGTMSAAELLTGALQDRGRAVVVGTRTFGKGSVQMPSRLPDGSVAELTVGHYRTPSGRSVDGHGITPDLEADRQALERAETVLGGLGDAS
- the smpB gene encoding SsrA-binding protein SmpB; its protein translation is MAKEKGRKLIAQNKKARHDYHILDTYEAGLVLMGTEVKSLRQGRASLVDGFVQLDGHEAWLHNVHVPEYSQGTWTNHSARRKRKLLLHRDEIDKLESKSQETGHTIVPLALYFKDGRAKVEIALAKGKKEYDKRQTLREKQDRRETDRAVSAARRKQRA
- a CDS encoding sensor histidine kinase — translated: MQSRAAKGVTAPPGARVALGALAVVVIGSLGLVALDVAASPFHRRTVTAGLTVLVLTPAVLLGQYAPPPYRLPYRWRWGLLLVQALLTYVPLVVFQHRWLTLLGFLAGAVMLTLPPANSVPVALAVVASGPLLIRTGVVESSRGSLVALLSAAITASTVFAVTHLALLCSRLYGSKEQTARLAEQRAQARMRQDLHDLVGSSLVAIAMRAENALRADASAESAGAALTEVVELARRTQEDVRLISGAGATRSLADEFARAQRLLTTSGIGVRASLPPRLELDDAVTGCLRSVLHEAVGNLLEHSRATFCEIELRADEDGVRLIVRNDGVAAGAAPASAPAAGRGTGLAGLRGRVVALGGTLHSGPEGREFRVAAVLPLG
- a CDS encoding RHS repeat-associated core domain-containing protein, with translation MVLAAETALVVANTGQAVAFTREKIQQTATKETAKGPVSAADIPSAKVAARLSGKRAEALSERTETSTTWVNKDGSLTTELSAGPVRFKDEPTGEWREVDLDLVQGADGTVEPKAHPGGLRLSGRSGTPAKSLEAAQRVEATDLVTLGEGDQQITLRWKGGLPQPKLDGTRAEYSNALPGADVVVEATRTGFEQYVELKHRPETGDAGGYSYTLPLKARGLKAKQLADGSVLFTDKKNKKRAVMPAPVMWDATVDERSGEHTRKARVGLEVVQKGASVDLVITPDAAFLADPATKYPVTIDPSTSSLSNVFDTYVQQGVTVDQSSDTELDWGNPGTKNADGTPRTAQTFISWNTTPIQDALVLDAKLSLWNFHSANEDCTTVPWEVWSSPAASTSSRWTNRPTMTALKATSYETRGNTKCTSTQPAGWINANVTALTQEWASAKTTRGHMGIQATSEAVVAQWKRVNSANAATNPPKLVVNYNYRPRTGTKQEAGPPYFSYSGDYVVNTTTPTLRDTFVDPDGDKVNGTFQIFDSATNAQVGNALVSKYVASGQPASVTVPAGLLANGKTYKFRTSPYDGTHYNTGWSAWKTFTVDTKAPSAPTKIVSTDYPSDKWVKGAGKAGTFTVAPPAADHNWLEWSLDGLTWTKVATGGAAGDKAISVTPPKDGTHTLQVRAVDKADNKSEPIEYTFHAGSGGFAQPSEGERTARRLPLAVEVEAAKYNAVSFSWRRSEADPWVKIPLGDVTSGGNRLTAWPVPLTDGKNAPLVWNATDTVDPDGTIQIKADFTGPNSVVGSTEPLTAVVDRNASGAASREVGPGTVNLLTGDFLLSEGDASYFGLSVGRTASSREPNAQTDGQMPIFGKEWSSSAVADTAASDYVQIEKVSATALSVVEEGGKAIAFTANAAQNGWIPEPGSEDLTLKGTFATGFALTDSDGAETLFNKPDASATTWVVDTSKLNGLASSTSNVVSETVVVGGKVLARPKRVIAPTSAVSNATCAAASATVGCRSLEFVYATSTTATATADGDYSGQVKEIRLWSTEAGANTATYKAVQNYLYDTAGRLRQAWNPQITPSLKTTYSYDAAGRVTQLTPPGQLPWTFTYGKAGNAATAGDGMLLKASRPGLKRGTADVAEGTNSTTLVYDVPLTGSAAPYKMGASDVRAWGQTDAPTDATAMFPGDVTPPSNSGSGLAADDYKRADVYYLGVSGREVNTAQPGGHIGTEEFDRFGNPVRSLTAGNRALALGTAPGAAEKLLDLGINALTNSERAMELSTLTYYSADGLRETESFGPLHWVELTQDLKSGSAVLVTGGDSVPGREWVVSEYDTGRPTDGSAVVKDQLTLTVRGVRVRGYDSNMGEKHVNETLFDWAKGLPKMTITDSGGLNLVTSTAYDAQGRVTDVSQPGSTGSDPATRVSVYWSATGTGWCKGRPEWADAVCWTGPAGEITGGGSQPKQVVDNSYEYAFFGQNTKRIETANGSSRTTTITFDNAGRRLKTTVTGPGRAVPDSTSVYDSATGLPAGTTSSTGGIITKAYDKLGRLISYTDADGGVTRTEYDLLDRMVKVSDSVPSSVTYTYDTAAEPRGLPVSTTDSVAGTFSAGYDADGTMTSQRLPGGYTLAQEVDPAGAITSRVYTRNSDGATVMSDSVTKSAHDQVVRHSGWSSQTYRYDKAGRLTSVDDIASDVCTRRTYALDKRSNRTSVTSATAVLGADCPTTGGTATMSAYDSGDRIVDSGYTYDAFGRTTALPGSTVGYYANDRAYQLTSGTQRQTWQLDSAMRFRSWRTESGSGSTWTQTGSKLNHYDGDGDSPRWIVEDTGTGALTRNVTSFGGDFLATTSKTGETVLQLANVHGDVALQLPLDSEQSPVALDNDEFGNARVGQEAARYNWLGAKQRSAETVAGLTLMGSRLYNPATGRFLSPDPVYGGNANPYVYPADPVNAYDLDGNKKQKKPRSCGFWCTVFTGGVSTIAGTICAGFTLNPVICGAVTGGAGGFAEYWYTHRDGHGYTTKGAMKAALLGLGIGGFAGAAGKLLLKIGGKIFRGYGDRASIKAWDKFQKAMKK